From Tubulanus polymorphus chromosome 9, tnTubPoly1.2, whole genome shotgun sequence, a single genomic window includes:
- the LOC141910735 gene encoding uncharacterized protein LOC141910735 isoform X2 — protein sequence MNKFLVVAVLIYSVQASVEVPYRFDDYDQEILREAYPKYMDFITKATDGCVTFKEIDDKDVFHIGIVHGEVCFGLNKGHYNTIGFNTFCNVGRNIYALLKYGVRVEGLPDYWKDRDLLMQGILSSNEWSIPAEYMSLLKQQYC from the exons ATGAATAAATTCCTGGTCGTTGCTGTTTTGATATACTCAGTACaa gcatCTGTCGAGGTACCTTATCGGTTTGATGATTATGACCAAG AAATTTTAAGAGAAGCTTATCCCAAATATATGGACTTCATTACGAAAGCAACAGATGGTTGCGTAACCTTCAAAGAAATAGATGACAAAGATGTGTTTCACATTGGAATCGTACATGGCGAGGT TTGTTTTGGCTTGAATAAAGGACACTACAATACCATTGGTTTCAATACATTTTGCAATGTGGGTCGGAATATTTATGCATTACTTAAGTATGGTGTGAGAGTGGAAGGACTTCCTGATTATTGGAAAGATCGAGATTTACTTATGCAAGGAATTCTTTCTTCTAATGAGT GGTCGATTCCAGCCGAATATATGTCTTTGTTAAAGCAACAGTACTGTTAG